DNA sequence from the Neospora caninum Liverpool complete genome, chromosome VIIa genome:
ctccgtttttctccccctcactgtttctctctgcgcgtaGCTGTATTCATGTGCGTCGTAGTGCCGCCTGGTGCCTTCACGATTTCTCGCGCGGCGCCCCTCCACGAGCCCGAACTTCCGGCCTTTTCTGCGCATGCCTGTCCCCGCGCCAGTCTCGGCCGTCACCGCCGGAGCGATTCCCACTTACTCCTCCTCCGCGCACGCTTTCCGCGAAATTTGGAGGCTCGAAGGGTGTCGCGGCCTGTGGAAAGGCGTCTCGGCCACGGCTGCGGCGTCTGGTCTCTCCTGGGGCATCTTCCGATATCTGTGAGAGGCTGGTCTGAGCGAGGGCGCGCAAAACACGCAAGCGCACAAGTCGCAGAAAGATACGGAAGGCAGTCTTCGAGCAGGCGGATCGCGAAAAACCGCAGAAAGCGATGGCCAGGAAAGGGCGCCTCGACGGACGCTGGTGGCGAAAGCAgtggcggcgagaagggtgCAAAAGGGAgactctttcttcctcgagcTAGACAGGCGCTCTGCAAATAGCTGCTAGACGGGCTGTGTCCGAGAtacggaaagaaaggagggcTCTCTGCGTGCCTGAAGCGTACCGTGGGCATGCCTCcaagaaaggcaggaagCTGTGTGTGAAAACGAGCGCTCCGCAGTTCTGTCCTTCTGTTTCCAGCTTCGATGTGTGGAGATACCAACTCGCCTCACTCTCacccgcgccgtctccgctcctgtcgccgtcggcgtcctcttcttcggtttctgcgtcgccttctgtttctgccaGTAACCCGACAGTCTCGGCTGTAGCCGGAGCGGCTTCAGCTGCcacgctgcatgcgcctggcCCCCAGGACGCCTCGGGAGCAGAAAGACAAGCAGACGCGGAAAACGTGTTCGTGAGGAGTCCTTTGTGGCGGCGCCAtgacaagaaggaagagggcgaaaTCCATGCGCGTGAAGAaagggcgagacagcgaggaggcagagtcGCGTCTGCTCCTCTCGACTCAAAACACGACAATGAtcaagggaaggaaacgagaaagaacgcgGCCGATACAcggagcgcggcgagcgaggcaacTCAGGATAGGCAAGGGGATCCGGCGTCAAGGCTCCAAGACGAAAAGCCGTCTTCGGGTGAATCAGAGATGGACAATGTCGCGTTCCGCGCAAATCTTGTAAGCTGGAGCAGGGTCttctggggggggggggggggtcggTTTCTTGGTCTCCCCAGTCAGAGCAGAGCACGATGTCCGTCAGAGGCGGTTTTTATTTCCCCTTGCactcgttcgcttctttttcgtggagcttgtcttttttctggcctctgcgtcgcgttcgcctcgccctcaaAATCGCCCGTCTgtggcgcgcatgcgcgagagCGGTCCCAGAGACGCTTGATCCGATTTCGGTCTCGCCTTTGTTTCCCGCTCGTTTCCCTGGCTTCTTCAAATCACTTCTCGGCGCAGTGACCGTCCGTGGCTCTACGGTGTCCGTGCGCCTGTCagtttgcttcttttccgcgccATGTGGAGACCttgcgtgtgcgtgtctgGGTGTCGACTGCGTGGCCTTTGAGTCCGAAGCAGCAATTCACTTCGCCCCTGGAAGGGCCGTGTCCACTGTACAGACTGCTCGAGGGGGGTTGCATGCACCGAGCTCCGCCTTCCAGCGTTTACGTTTCCTCGTGCGCCGTGTGTGGACATGCGCTCAGGCTGCCAGCGTCGTTGCCGGCTTTTTCTCGACAGTCATCACTCACCCCCTATGGCTGGTGAAGGCCCGCATGGAGATGCAGGCCTACGAAACGCTGGTGCGACTGAAGAGACAGTGAggcgcagagaaagcgagggaagaaacagcagagaaagcgacggaaggacaagggggaagaagacggagaaagcgagggaagaagaagggggaaggagaaagagaggaatgCCGGTcacagaaagaggcgccggcgaggagaatcccccgcgaggaggcagagaagaagagcgaagagggcgcagggcgggagaagcagaaaagggtgtgaagaaacaggagagaactcgggagaagggagaccgCAGAACGCAGTTGAGGAATGGAAGAGAGTTGTTTTTGGTGTCTCCGAGCGAGGTCAGTTGGCGtggcgctgtctcttttgctttcttctgttcaGGGAAGAGCGGAATGGCCCCACTACAGAAACCCCGTCGACTGCCTGCTGAGCATCCGCCGCAGTGGAGGTTTCTCGGCACTCTACGCAGGCCTGGGGCCTGCCGTGATGCTGgtgccgcatgcagccgtgCAAATCCTCGTTTAcgaggagatgaagaagcgtgcagagcagaaagacaggcaagtcgtgcatgcacaaatgcctcctcttcgccggtGTCGTCGGTCTTTTCAGGTTCAAGAAAACTTGAAAGGCAAATTCAGAACGCCCCGCAAGGGCGTGGGAACCTCGGAAATCTGACCCTTCATCCCTGTCACTACAGGCAGAGACCAGACCTGCGGAACAGGCACAACAAAGGACTCTCGGCTCCGGTTCACTCCACGAGCCGCGCCTCACACGAAGTGGACAAGACAGgttgtatatacatacatacacctatatacatgtgtaccTTTTCGGCCGCATCGATCaatttatctatctatctgttGATTGATTGTCTATCTACTATTGATTTGTCTATCTATGGTGTGTGTGTTGGTTTTGTTCGGGGCTGTTCGCATGCAGTTATGGGACCATGCGTGACGTACAGGCAAGGCTGGTTCTGCACAAGTTCCTTCCCACatgcgtctgtgcatgcgtgcatgcttTTACACTTGCGTGCATGTCCTACCCGTACGTGGATACCGATGTACATGTGCACGGGTGTGCAAGTCGAGATGCCTGGGGGTTGACCGTGCACGGGAAACGAGCAAGGCCTCTCTGGCACCTGACACGTGTACAGACGGGTTACTTTGGTTTGTACTTTTTCGCGGACGCATGCGCATTTAAGTCGAGACTCGCATGCAGCCCGCAGACTCGCTCTGTGGCATTCTTTTTTCCCCCTCTGCCTTACCCCCTATTGGCCGCCCGTGCAGAGACAAGGACGAGGACCGGCCGTTCCACTACGGCGTTAAACCCTTTGTGTGGGGTGCTGTCTCCAAGTGCATCGCCATCACTGCAACGTACCCTCTCCAGGTGAGGTGGAAATGCAAAAGGCGCTCTCAGGTTCTGTTTTCGTCGCTGTTCCTctggactgcatgcacaccaattctcgcctgcgcccacacacacagacacacatgtATTCCTTTTTCATGCAGatctcatatatatatgcgtatatgtagATGTTTGCGTGTAGGAATCACGCAGGTTAAAAAATAGGTTTTGTCTGCTGTTCAGGTACACACGGGCGTGCACAGGTGCGCGGATGTCGACACATGCTCCTGTCCTCGCCTCTGGGCGTCTGTGAagctgtgtgtgtccttGATTTGCCTAACCGGCGCTTTCCGTTCTGCGGCCCTTGCGAGAACGCATGGAAGCGCTAGAGACCAAAGCGAGCGAAGATTTTCCCACACTGCATGCGTTGCACACTCCTCTCAGGTTCTGCGCGCCAGGCAGCAAGTCGCCAACACGCCGTACAGCGGAAAAAATTTCCTTCAAATTGCTTACGTACGATTTCCTGTATCTGCACAGAAGAGGCTCTTCAAGGCAGCACTGCAATTTGTTCAAGATGTTTATCTCTATCGCTATCTATCTTCATGTAGTCATATGCCTGCCACATATATTAGCACATcgatatagatacatattTATTCTGCTTTTTTCGATCGCCTCTGTCGACCTCCAGaactgtttttcctctgtcgaCGTAGCTGTGTGAGTAGAAGGTGCATGCATCATTTTTTGTCCGTGTATGCACAAATTGGGATTCTCGCGCAGAGTGAAGTTGGAATTCTCGAGGAGCGAGACTCCGGCAAGCATCGAAGCAGAAAAGCGGTGTctctgaagaggaaagaggggaggagaaaacgaagttTCTTGTCAAAAGGCTCTCtacagaaggaagaagggagtaAAGACAAGTTCTTTGTCGCGTGTTGGACAGGCGAACTTTTGCCCGTGTGaggatgcatgcgcttttctctgcttgcaGTTCATGCTCCGCAAGGAaggttttccttcgctctttgGCGGCTACTTGGTGCATCTCCAGCGGGCGTGTTTGCAGAACGGAATTATGTTTCTCATTTTCGAGCAACTTGTCGGCTCTTTGCAGCCGCGCGGATGAGAAAAGAATTTTTTTCCACACTCTCGGAAAGGCTCACAAATCCAAGCGTGTttttgtatgtatatatatgtatgcatcGACAGCCGTCTacatgcttatatatatatatatatatatatatattcatatatgcatatctatatctatatatatctatatatatatatatatatatatagatatacatatgcacatgAGTGAATGAAAATAGAATCGAGTGTACGGTGGTTCCTCGCGATGTGTGGAGATGCGCTCATGTAGATATCTGGGTTTCTGGAGTCATGGCGAGCTGCGTAGCGTTCCGTAGGTTTGCAGCGGTCGATGGTTTTCCGGGGAACCGCCTTGAGCGTTTTTTAGAATCTCAGCCCAGCGTGTGACTGCATCGAAACCAAAGGTGATTTCGTGACGCCGAGGCTACGCTGCTGGTCGGctgaggcagaaaaagacgaaaaggtcGTTACAGGAGCTTTGTCTTCCGATGTTCCACGAGAAGCCAAGAATCGTGGGGCGAGCGCTCCCACTGAGCCTCCTGGCGTTTTCCGGAGACTCGTGGACAGGCCGGAGAAACGGGGCTGGAGCGGGGGGTGTCGCCGGCTGAATtgcgaggaagcgaatcTGCGCGTAAACCTCGAGCAACGGGGAGATTCGTTGGTGCGCGGTTTGACAAAAACGTTGAGAGTTCCCGGCGCTGGACACGAACGCTTCACGGAAAAGTAGGCAGAAAGGAGCCGATCGCGCACACATCGGTTGGCGTACTCCACACATTTTaaagaggagaacaagacacACGCAGACACCAGACTCCACGCATGCAAGaggctgtgcatgcagtcggcGGCACGATGCGAGCCTCGGGCCTcgaggaacagaaaacagCAACTCTACCGCTCTGCGACGTACTTTTCCCAACACTTTTCCGCTTCCGAGTTTGCACGCGACACTTCGACTCACCTTTACATTGACGCATATATGAATCTATACGGATGTGTATGCACATAGAACGATGCAGGTAGAGATCTAGATAGctatatacatagatagtCATATGTATATGATCCAGGCACCGCTACATACGGATGTGCACATGCGTACCGCAGATGTGCaaggggagggggggggctCGAGTGCATACACTCCGCATATCTCTGTTTATCTCtatctgtacatatatatatattagtTATTTATGTACGAATTGGCATTGGCAAATAGGAACGCTCTGTGCATCTCGTGCATCTTTCTGGATGTTTTTTGTGAGTCTGCGAGACCACAGTGTGAACGTGTTCCACGTACCTGCGGAGAATGAAGTCTGTGGCAGCGAACGTAGGGAATTTTCCCTTGATGTTAGAGGGGATGTGTCCTCAACCTTCGGTGAGTATGTGGAGAAAGCGATCTTTCGCGGCAatgctcttctcccctcgtcttgGCAACTGCAAAGAAGCTccaaaggaaacgcgagaccTGCACGAGTCAAAGCGCCACGTcacatgcacagacgctgtttgtgtctctttcaGAATATAGGCCGGCGGGAGGGGACGGCGTGCCAGGCGGAAAAGGTGTTTCCCACTGCGAATAAGAACTTTTTCTGGAGGAAAAAACGTGCATTGCCGTGTCTTTCAAGAATACATTGCTCCGACTTTTTGCTACCTTTCCCGACTTTTCTGGCAATTGATCTCTCGGCTCTCCTGGGCTTCTGTGCGGTCCGTGACGTCGCGCGAGACTGGTGACACCGGAAGAGTTTCGTGGTGATTTCTCGTACACAAAGCCAGCAAAAGaagtcttttttctttcgagcgagagaacaagcaACCCAACCTGCACGGTGTGGATGCCGCGCATGAATCGCTTTCAATGCGTTGGTGCACGTTTCTGTAGCTGAAAGACCGTCTCACCCCAAAAgcgcgaagccgagagacacgaacTAGCACACAAGGCTCTGTCTGGTgcttctgtgtgttttttgtgAGCGGGATCCGTTTCcatttttcctttctctccttccctcgcgtGTGCCGAGCCAGTCTCTGTCCTTTGGTCCTTCCgtgcggcgacgaggaaacaaACAGGCTGGTGCGtgtgcgagagaaagaaagagactagagagacgaaagcgtCATCTCATGTTTCCCTTGAACGTCTGTCGATTTCCCTATgtccagtgtctcctcttctccctttcgacTTCTGTGCTGGCTCGTCTTTCGAGTTTTccagttttctctcctttttgtgCGTCTCGCCGAGTGTCTTCGCACCTTCCCTCCCCACTGTGTTCCATAAAggccctcctctctctttcctcttttcctctcttcttctttcgttcTCCCTGAACGAagtcgcgcgcctctcctcgtgtGTCGAAAAGTCGCcgtttcggcttctctcctgcgccgtgtgtcttcttcacggcgtttcctcgttctttCGCTCCACAGAAagccgcctgcctcgtctcctctttcccgcctgtcctttcctctcttcttccgcctctccttttcgctcttcttccgcctgtctttttctctctttctcgccatGCCGACAAgcgcagaaggaagcgcggCGACCCAGCCAGGCGCCGCGGCCTATGCGTCGATGAAGGTGCCGGAACTCAAGGATCTCCTCAGCCAGAGAGGACTGCCTACCACAGGAAAAAAGGTACTTCTCTCCTGCATTCGTCGCCCCGTGAAAACCctttccctcgtcctctttctctcgacgcccataaatgcatatatatatatatatatatatatatatagatagatagatagatagatagatagatatagggTTGTACAGTTATTATGACCggtatatgcgtatatgtgcatgcatttgtaAATACATGCACGTATGCGGTAGTCTCGCGCGAAAGATTTGGAGAGGCCGGCTGTCGGGCGtaagaaagacaagagaagtCGCTGAGATGGCGCCACGTTCAGTTTCCCTCGACAGAGCAGAGGGAAGGCGTTTGTAAACATCAGCAGTCGTCTACACgtctatctatccatctcACCTACTGCctgtatctctctatctTTACCTCTCTATCTTTTTCTATACCgatatctctctctttccatctCCACCTATATCTcgctatctctctctccttctctccaactctatctgtctatgtctatctctctctttcgctccaTCACTCCGTACCTGCCTCGCTGCCTCAAGTCccgtgtgtatgtgtatcgCGGTGCGCAGTGTGTTTAGCAGACTGTGACGGTGTTTTTTCCCTGGTTTCTTCAGACCGATTTGGTTGACCGGTTGCTCCAGGCGGACGCTTCCGCGGAGAAGGACACCCTGGCTGagtcctctctgctttcctccgcgcctctccttgAGGCGGATGCGCATGCCGCCGGCGAGCTCGAACTCGACGCGTCCTTCGCGGCCAAAgaaggcgccttcctcgagggccttcctgcggagacaggctcGCCTGCGCTCAATCTGGACTCTTCGGCGAGTTCGGCCAAGTCCCCCGCCTTCACGCTGCCTGCAGGGACAGGCGCCGCCGAGAAGGCCGCAGCGCAGTCGCGAGCTTCCGCAGCGATCAAAATCAGtaagacgggagagaaggagaggagagaaggaaaccatgcggacaggaagagaagaggcaaaagaggaagagaagacggaggttacagagagaaaagggaggcacAGGAGTGGGCGATAaagcaaggagagagcgggatGAGGCCTTGGTGGAAAGGATGAGAGAGACTGTGTAGAGGAAAGGTGCCTGGAGAGTACAGATTCGAAGCTAGAAGCTGGCATCCGTGAGTGGGCCAGGACACAGAGGCAAACGGACAAAAAATCCTTCACCTggacaggaggcgagagacagttGGAAAACACGGATGTGTGCCTGCGCCCTGTGGGGCAGCAGACATTCCGGTTTCTGTAGCagcttttttctgtctttcctgaAAAGACGTGAACACACGCaagccgctgtctcttctcttgccGCGATTCTCAGCGCAATCGAtgacggaggaagaacgccgGGCTCTTCGGAAAGCCAAGTTTGGTGAGTTCTGGAGATGTTTTCAAatctcgttcttctttcgccgCGGAGCCGCCTCAGGGACACAGCTATTACGCAGACACCttccacatatatatatatatatatacgtatggACATGCACATAGTCATGAGccgtacatatatatatatatatatatatatatttatttacGGAGCGGTGAGACGTGGCGTGGAGATGCGAGCCTTCCTAGGCCGCTCTGTGAGGGTGGTCGGTGGCCGTGTCGAGGGGTGTTTGATTGCAGGTCTGAATGCGTGTGCAAACTCGACGTTTTGTTATTGAGATGCTTGCGGTTCACCTTGTGTGACAGGCACTAAGACggacgacgagaagaagctcGACCGTGCACGGCGCTTCggcctctccgtccctgaactcgaagaagagaagaagcgcttGAGAGCTGAGCGCTTCGGGAGCGCTCCAGCAGCGAAGACCAGTAGCATCGAGAGTCTGGTGAGAAGGAATACGGGGAAGAGCGCTTGCTTACTGCCTTTCTAGGTTGCATAATCGTTGTAGAAGATAGGATGCCCCTTTCTGTGCCCATGTAGGGGCAAGGGCAGTCGTGCTACACTCCATCTCTGTATAAGGAGGGATCCGAGAAAGGACTGGAAACGAACAGCAGACGTTTCGGTGTTCTTCATACGCCGACATTTGTCGCTCTGTGTGCCTGTCCATagtcgcatgcatgcactggtatatatatatatatatctgggTTGGTTTATCGGCATGGGGTTTTGTGTTTATGGGTCTGTATGTGCGTGCACGTATACATGCGGCATGTACAGGATTGATGGGAAACCTCCGCCGGCTTCAtctgtccgtctctctgtcttgtcacTTGCCTGCAGCCGGTGGACaaactggaagaagagagaagaagaaagcgggcCGAACGGTTCGGCATTGTCAGTGAGGTAAGAAGCGCGCCCGTGCCTctctcgggtgtacgtacgccGTACGTAGCTGTCCGAGGCCTAGGAGACGTCCTAGACCTGGCGTCAGGCTGTTTGCAGCaggtttgcatgcatgcgtccgTCGTTTTATCTTTTTTTGTCGTACGTTTTTCGGCATAGAGAGACTGAGAGACAGGTATGTGGATGGACAGTTGCCTCTTTGTGTAACTGTTCAAAAAcgcatatacaaatatatatacacctgTTCATacatgtatagatatattGAGGGagatacagatacatatggacgtatataaatatactCGTGTCAGTACAGAAACGAGGTCTCGTCTGTAGGGGATCTTAATTGCGGTGGTAGAACTTGAGCACGGGGTCTGTCTGCTCCTTCTGCGCGGTCTGTTTGCACTTTCTACTTGCCGTTGGGCCGCTTCCTTCCGTCGTTTTCCGTGttgctcttcgtttctcccttctcgtttccacTCCCGGGTTTTCATTTCTCgcttcgtgtctcctcgcaggAAGACAAGAAGCGCAAACGGGCCGAGCGCTTTGGTGTGACGactgaagaggagaagctgGCCAAGCGTCTCCAGAGGTTTTCGAGCCCAACTAGCGgttccgcctcgtcgccggcgccgcccgTGAAGGTTACCGGCGCGTGAGGGGGCGTGAGCGCTCGAGGAGTCGCGGGGTCAGTTTGCTTCCCTTctcagcgaagaaaagaataACGCGACCTTGCACTCTGTATGAGTAGACTTTCCGGGTGGCAGGCGTGGGAGGGTCAGGAACGTTTTCTTGTGTctcgaaaaaaggagagacgccgcgagcTCGGGTATGGAAGCTTCGCGCGGatgcacgcgagagacaggagacagagaggccgcatgcgcgctcttcttttcaaGAGGAAGTCACAAGCGGttgagagaagggaacgagggTGAAACGGGTCTTTCTGTGGACCACAACACCTCTCCCCCCGGCGAGCCGTTAATCGTATTTTTTGTCGAATGGAAAGGTGCGCAACGCGACAGCAGAACGGAGGACAGATGCTTTTGGCGGAGGGGCTGcaagggagacagcggtaACTTTTTCCCGTCGAAGACTCTGACCACCTGCGTCAGGGGGGGTGCGCTGGAACGATCTCAACGGAGGGTTTTTCAAGTTTTGCCGGAGAGAATCCATGATCGAGGGGGTGCACTGGCCAGGAGTCGGCAGTCTTGGAGAGACGCAAGTCGAGCAgacaagaaggaaacgaggcgagTGCGTGTGTGGAGGAGGCCATTGAAGAACACACAGGAACCGAAGGTGCGGGCTCGCTAAAGAAAAAACATCTagaaaaaacgaggccgTGTCGTCGGCGTGGAATCTTCTTAGCCAGAGAAAAGTGGGAGAatggcgagagggagaaagacagagacgggggaaTGTggtgaggcagagaaaacaggcgaCTCTTCGCTGGTGGATGCTTGGCTGTCAGGCAAATCCCCACCTCACTGGCCTCTTCCATCTTCGTATCGTGATTTACGTACAAATCTTCATTTCTATATCGATGCATATTTGTATGTGAGTAGGTAAATGCTTTCATGCGTGGAGAATGGTGTGACAAAAACAGATGTTAATGCAGCAAGAACTACTAAACGAATATTTCCGTGAAGGCACGTTGTGTCCCTAGAGACAGACGGggcgcgttttcgtttctctgtcgttcGTCGTTGCTGTATCTCGATCTCTTTATTTGTGTGCAAGAGTCAGAGGGGGGAAAGTGCGTTGGCCGCTGCATGCCGCGGCTTCATCTTTCGGGTTCTCTCCATGTATTTTCAATTCTCCTTCCGTGTTCTCTGCCGCCCGCGttgcgcttcctcctcttcctcgtgatTTAAGCTTTCTCTGTTGTCGGGCTTTTCTCTGTACTGTGTTTCTTTgttgctgtcttcctccttttctgtttttctctgtttccggtCGTCCGATGCAGCGCCTTCCTGGATCTTTTCCCattcttctgttttctcgaGCTGTCGCTCGTAGGTTGCCTCTAAGCGCGACCGCCGGGTGTTCCATCCCCAGagtttcctttcccctttttgtctccgttgCCTGTCCCTGGGCGACTCGTCGCTGGTTTACAGGTACATCCCCGTTTATGTGTCCGCGCGTAGCAACCGCGGCGCGTGCGTACCTGGAGACGTCTGTGTGCTGGTTTACCAGAGAGGCGCTCTTCTCACTTCTCCTTTGGAGTTTTGTGCTTTTTCCTCGAAACATGCTttcgggagaagagagaacggaaatCCTCGAGAGGGTGTTTTCAGCGCTCATCTAGGTCGGCTTATCCTACAACGGAGTGTGTCCGTGCTCATCTCCACGAATCTGCCTCTCCAAATCTATAAAAGTATACATTTGCATCTACGTGAGAATGTAAGTGAATGCATATATCCGTATGTATCTACAtgcaaaaaggagacgggaTGAGGTCGAGAGGTTGATTGAGGAAGGAGGGACAGCTCCTTTaagggggaaaacgaagagcaTCCAACTTTTTTagcagcgaaaaaaaaacaaggGCGGGCGTTTACGCTCGCATTCTCGTGACTCGAGGTAAGGAGCAATGCGTCTGTAGAccttttttccttcgtttttctcgtcgcgGGGTGCTCCACTCTACCCTCTTCTCGTTTGTAGCGAGTCAGACAGTTCcactttttcgcgtttcgacGTCCCCTCGAAAGCTGTTTCGCTCGAGCTTCCAGCGGTGCTTGCGGGCCTTTTCGAGATCCCGATTTGTGCGACGAGTAGGTAAACATGCGTGGTCCTTCGAGCTCTGTGCATTCTACACCTTACGCAAGTTGGGCGTAtcatcccccccccccccccacaaGTGGAGACGCCACTCTGATTTCCACATGTTTTTTGGACATGCAAGCAAATAGTCCAGTACAGCGTCAGGGCCCACATACTGACGCATCCATCTGCCCGATGTCTA
Encoded proteins:
- a CDS encoding putative mitochondrial carrier domain-containing protein, yielding MPVPAPVSAVTAGAIPTYSSSAHAFREIWRLEGCRGLWKGVSATAAASGLSWGIFRYLNPTVSAVAGAASAATLHAPGPQDASGAERQADAENVFVRSPLWRRHDKKEEGEIHAREERARQRGGRVASAPLDSKHDNDQGKETRKNAADTRSAASEATQDRQGDPASRLQDEKPSSGESEMDNVAFRANLAASVVAGFFSTVITHPLWLVKARMEMQAYETLGRAEWPHYRNPVDCLLSIRRSGGFSALYAGLGPAVMLVPHAAVQILVYEEMKKRAEQKDRQVVHAQMPPLRRCRRSFQCIAITATYPLQFMLRKEGFPSLFGGYLVHLQRACLQNGIMFLIFEQLVGSLQPRG
- a CDS encoding putative mitochondrial carrier domain-containing protein; its protein translation is MPTSAEGSAATQPGAAAYASMKVPELKDLLSQRGLPTTGKKTDLVDRLLQADASAEKDTLAESSLLSSAPLLEADAHAAGELELDASFAAKEGAFLEGLPAETGSPALNLDSSASSAKSPAFTLPAGTGAAEKAAAQSRASAAIKITQSMTEEERRALRKAKFGTKTDDEKKLDRARRFGLSVPELEEEKKRLRAERFGSAPAAKTSSIESLPVDKLEEERRRKRAERFGIVSEEDKKRKRAERFGVTTEEEKLAKRLQRFSSPTSGSASSPAPPVKVTGA